Sequence from the Sphingomonas sp. SORGH_AS_0950 genome:
ACACCGGCGAGGCTTCGGCGCTTCTCGATCGATGGATTGCTTACCGATGACGATGCTCGACCGCATCCTGGAAACCAAGCGCGCCGATGTCGCCGCGCGCAAGGCGACGATGTCGCTGTCCGATCTCGATGCCAAGATCGACACGGTGTCCGCCCCGCGCGGCTTTCGCGCGGCGCTCGACGCCAAGACCGGCCATGCGCTGATCGCCGAGGTGAAGAAGGCCAGCCCCTCCAAGGGCCTGATCCGCGCCGATTTCGATCCCCCCGCCCATGCCCGCGCCTATGAGGCCGGGGGCGCGGCGTGCCTGTCGGTGCTGACCGATGAGCGCTGGTTCCAGGGGGCCGACCTGTTCCTGGAGCAAGCGCGCGCAGCGGTGTCGATCCCGGTGCTGCGCAAGGACTTCATGGTCGATCCCTGGCAGGTGCATGAGGCCCGCGCGCTGGGGGCCGACGCCATCCTGATCATCGTCGCCGCGCTGGACGACGGCCAGATGCAGGAGATCGAGGCCGCCGCGATCGAGTGCGGCATGGACGCGCTGGTCGAGGTGCACGACGCCGCCGAGATGGAGCGCGCCGCCCGGCTGAAGTCGCGGCTGATCGGGGTGAACAACCGCGACCTCAGGGACTTCTCGGTCGATTTTCAGCGGACCTACGAACTGGTCGGGCGCGCGCCGCAGGGTTGCACCTTCGTCGCCGAAAGCGGGCTGACGACACGCGCCGATCTCGACGCGATGGCCGAGCATGGCATTCACTGCTTCCTGATCGGCGAAGCGCTGATGCGCCAGCAGGATGTCGAGGCGGCGACCCGCGAACTGATCGGATGACCGGCCTCACCCATCTGGACGAGACCGGGTCGGCGCGGATGGTCGATGTCGGGGGCAAGTCGGTGACGGCCCGGCAGGCGGTGGCGCAGGGGCGGATCACCATGTCGGCCGAGGCCGCCGCCGCGATCGCGGCGGGCAGCGTCCAGAAGGGTGACGTGCTGGCCGTCGCGCGGGTCGCGGGGATCATGGCCGCCAAGAAGACAAGCGACCTGATCCCGCTCTGCCACCCGCTTCCGCTCAGCAAGGTCGAGATCGAACTGACCTTGGATGCCGAAGGCGTGACCGCGACCGCCACCGCCGCGACGGCGGGCCAGACCGGGGTGGAGATGGAGGCGCTGGCGGCCGTGTCGGTCACGCTGCTGACCGTCTATGACATGGCCAAGGCGCTCGATAAGCGCATGACGATCGGC
This genomic interval carries:
- the trpC gene encoding indole-3-glycerol phosphate synthase TrpC, whose protein sequence is MTMLDRILETKRADVAARKATMSLSDLDAKIDTVSAPRGFRAALDAKTGHALIAEVKKASPSKGLIRADFDPPAHARAYEAGGAACLSVLTDERWFQGADLFLEQARAAVSIPVLRKDFMVDPWQVHEARALGADAILIIVAALDDGQMQEIEAAAIECGMDALVEVHDAAEMERAARLKSRLIGVNNRDLRDFSVDFQRTYELVGRAPQGCTFVAESGLTTRADLDAMAEHGIHCFLIGEALMRQQDVEAATRELIG
- the moaC gene encoding cyclic pyranopterin monophosphate synthase MoaC, which encodes MTGLTHLDETGSARMVDVGGKSVTARQAVAQGRITMSAEAAAAIAAGSVQKGDVLAVARVAGIMAAKKTSDLIPLCHPLPLSKVEIELTLDAEGVTATATAATAGQTGVEMEALAAVSVTLLTVYDMAKALDKRMTIGDIRLLSKTGGKSGDWHA